From Toxorhynchites rutilus septentrionalis strain SRP chromosome 2, ASM2978413v1, whole genome shotgun sequence, a single genomic window includes:
- the LOC129765924 gene encoding uncharacterized protein LOC129765924 — protein MNIADDLTKWGSGTTVDPECRWFLGPPFLHEPMESWPEQPKTKLLVPDELKPCYLFHHIVLPEAIIDVTRISKWKVLLRTIATVYRFISNCKRKWKGLPIEAISIDDGRKAIIPAVHVAIQQEELCKAEHLLWRMAQADKFADEVKILKRNKDVASDQWIRIEKSSPLYKMSPFLDEDCIIRMEGRTAAASFAASSTRFPVILPRDHVITKKIVEDFHVRYGHASKEIVVNEIRQAFFVPKLRAVVGRVIIDCLVCKLRRCKPVIPRMAPLPIQRMQPYVRAFSYVGLDYCGPIDVTVGRRTEKRYVALFTCLVVRAVHCEIAFSLSTESCILAIRRFIRRRGSPIEIFTDNGTNFQGASRELKEQLKRIDRECADTFTDARTKWNFNPPSAPHMGGVWERMVRSVKEALVSLSDGRKMNDDILMTTLAEAEHIINSRPLTYSGTEDNELDTITPNHFLHGNSSGQHHPFQVPISLAEELRSSYKRTQVLAKKFWDRWCKEYFPTLNQRSRWYEDSRTLKVGDLVLVMDDGKGGTSIRGIVDIDGRIRQALVRTTNGCFRRPVAKLSILELGDKPAGLTQE, from the coding sequence ATGAACATCGCCGACGATTTAACTAAGTGGGGTTCTGGAACAACAGTAGATCCGGAGTGTCGATGGTTTCTAGGTCCACCATTTTTACACGAACCCATGGAATCATGGCCGGAGCAGCCCAAAACGAAATTGTTGGTACCTGATGAACTGAAGCCGTGCTACTTGTTCCATCATATTGTCTTACCGGAAGCAATCATCGATGTGACTCGAATTTCAAAATGGAAAGTATTGTTGAGGACAATAGCGACAGTGTACCGTTTCATTTCAAATTGCAAACGAAAATGGAAGGGGCTTCCAATTGAAGCAATCAGTATCGATGATGGGCGGAAGGCGATTATTCCGGCTGTACACGTAGCGATCCAGCAAGAAGAACTGTGTAAAGCGGAACATCTGCTTTGGCGAATGGCTCAGGCAGATAAATTTGCGGACGAAGTGAAGATTCTGAAGAGAAATAAGGACGTCGCATCGGATCAATGGATACGTATCGAAAAATCGAGCCCTTTGTATAAGATGTCACCCTTTTTAGACGAAGATTGCATCATACGGATGGAGGGCAGAACAGCAGCAGCGAGTTTTGCTGCAAGCAGCACTCGCTTTCCAGTAATACTCCCAAGAGACCACGTGATAACCAAGAAGATCGTGGAGGACTTCCATGTGCGATATGGACACGCTTCGAAGGAAATAGTTGTCAATGAAATTCGACAAGCGTTCTTCGTTCCGAAGCTACGAGCGGTGGTTGGAAGAGTTATCATCGACTGTTTAGTTTGTAAATTACGCAGATGTAAACCTGTTATTCCCCGAATGGCACCGTTACCCATACAACGAATGCAACCATATGTTCGAGCTTTCAGCTACGTAGGATTGGATTATTGCGGACCAATCGATGTAACCGTAGGCAGACGTACTGAAAAGCGGTATGTGGCATTGTTCACTTGTTTAGTTGTAAGAGCCGTACACTGCGAAATAGCTTTCAGTCTCAGCACAGAATCGTGCATACTTGCCATCCGACGATTCATCCGACGCCGTGGATCGCCGATCGAAATATTCACGGACAATGGCACGAATTTTCAGGGAGCCAGTCGTGAACTTAAGGAACAGTTGAAACGAATTGATAGGGAGTGTGCCGACACCTTCACTGATGCCAGAACAAAGTGGAACTTTAACCCGCCTTCTGCTCCCCACATGGGTGGAGTGTGGGAGCGGATGGTAAGATCAGTCAAGGAAGCCCTGGTCTCGTTGAGTGATGGGCGTAAAATGAACGACGACATCTTGATGACGACATTGGCCGAAGCAGAACATATAATAAATTCTCGCCCGCTGACATACTCCGGAACAGAAGACAACGAACTGGATACTATAACACCAAACCATTTCCTCCATGGAAACTCGTCTGGACAGCATCACCCATTCCAAGTACCGATTTCGCTGGCGGAAGAACTTAGAAGTAGTTACAAGCGAACGCAAGTACTAGCCAAGAAGTTTTGGGACCGTTGGTGCAAAGAATACTTTCCAACACTGAACCAACGTAGTAGGTGGTACGAGGATAGCCGGACACTGAAAGTAGGAGACTTAGTATTAGTGATGGATGATGGTAAAGGAGGTACAAGTATCAGGGGCATCGTAGACATCGATGGTCGTATTCGTCAAGCCTTGGTTAGGACCACTAATGGATGCTTTCGAAGACCTGTGGCTAAACTATCGATTCTGGAGCTAGGAGATAAACCTGCTGGCCTTACACAAGAGTAA